The Arachis duranensis cultivar V14167 chromosome 2, aradu.V14167.gnm2.J7QH, whole genome shotgun sequence genome has a window encoding:
- the LOC107474701 gene encoding uncharacterized protein LOC107474701 — translation MLGLIETKKLAVTRFDVSRFWGQGSVGWEFVESDGASGGLLLMWDEMSFKMNNCYKGERWLCVEGVILQNSFNCAFFLIYGAHTRDEKLIIWEELSYTAGLCQVPCCFMGDFNEIVHIEERKGNVNLSISAEEFKNWIQDMHLVDLPLNDRKFTWFIGRSCSQIDRVLVNLEWVEEFPEIRLRGRPQGLSDHCPMIVEDTSVRYGPRPFRSLDSWFTHEGFLRMVKEEWRGLGNIQFTEKLKALTNPLGRWHRDNFGDMDKKITKFEEEIKKIDDMVSNDVFDGTVEARRKALVTCCKKWYVRKELH, via the coding sequence ATGTTAGGTCTGATTGAAACTAAAAAGCTTGCAGTAACTAGATTTGATGTATCAAGATTCTGGGGACAAGGTAGTGTTGGGTGGGAATTTGTTGAGTCTGATGGTGCGTCGGGAGGTTTGTTGTTAATGTGGGATGAAATGAGCTTTAAAATGAATAATTGTTATAAAGGGGAGAGATGGTTATGTGTAGAAGGGGTAATTTTGCAGAACAGCTTCAATTGTgcatttttcttgatttatgGTGCCCATACCAGAGACGAAAAACTTATTATTTGGGAAGAGTTGAGCTATACAGCTGGATTATGTCAGGTACCTTGTTGCTTCATGGGTGACTTTAACGAGATTGTCCATATAGAAGAAAGGAAAGGTAATGTCAACTTATCAATTTCTGCCGAAGAGTTTAAAAACTGGATACAAGATATGCATCTGGTAGACCTACCGCTTAATGACAGGAAGTTTACCTGGTTCATAGGACGATCCTGTAGCCAGATTGATAGAGTCTTGGTGAATTTAGAATGGGTGGAGGAGTTCCCAGAGATTCGCTTGAGAGGAAGACCACAGGGCTTGTCAGATCACTGTCCTATGATAGTAGAAGATACTAGTGTGAGATATGGACCTAGGCCTTTCCGGAGCCTTGACTCGTGGTTTACACATGAAGGCTTCCTAAGAATGGTCAAGGAGGAATGGAGGGGATTAGGGAATATACAGTTCACAGAAAAATTGAAGGCCTTGACAAATCCGCTGGGAAGGTGGCATCGAGATAATTTTGGAGACATGGATAAGAAAATTACGAAGTTTGAGGAAGAGATAAAGAAGATAGACGACATGGTAAGCAATGATGTATTTGATGGAACAGTGGAGGCAAGAAGGAAGGCGTTGGTGACGTGCTGTAAGAAGTGGTATGTAAGGAAGGAACTGCACTAG